In Pseudomonas abieticivorans, the genomic window TTTCGTAGGGGGTGCCTTCGGCGAAGTGCAGGGAGTCGATGCGCATGACCGGCAGGCGCACGCCATCGTTCTGGATGATCCCGATCAGCTCGGCCAGCGCGGCGGGGCGGTCGCCCGAGCTGCCGATGGCGGTGGCCAGGGACGGTACCAGGTGGTCGAACGGGTAGCCCAGGCGCTGCCAGCGGCGGTGGATGTCCAGGAAGGCCTCGATCTCGAGCATGGTGCGGATACGGCTGTCACGGGCGCTCTTGTGTTTGCTTTTGAACAGCCAGCTGTATACCTCTTGGCGTTCGAAGTGGCTGGCGGTGGTGGCTTCGCTGAACTTGGCGTCGGGTTTTTTCATCAGGTAGCCCACCAGCCACAGGTCCAGTGGGTGAACCCGAGCGATATAGCCTTGGTCGGGCAGGTCCCAGTGGCCGGGGCCGTAACTGGTGTAGTACTCGCCCAGGCGTTTGTCGGTGACGCTGTCGCCTTTTTTCAGGTGCGAACGGACGAAGGTGTTGAAAGTGGCCGGGTCGGCGTCCGGGTACAGGTAGCGGTGCACGGCGGCCAAGTGCGAGGCGGTAGGGTGCATGCCGTCGAGGAAGGTATCCAGGCGCGCGGCATTGTCCTTGTGTTGGTAGCGCTTCCAGAAGCGCAACAGGAACTCTGTGCCTTCGCGGTCGGCAAAGCGCGCCAGGTATTCCTGGCGGCGCGGGTCGCCATCGTCCTTGAGCAGTTGCGCGCTGTTATTGGGCGCCTGGTAGGTGCTGTAGCGCACCAAGTCGCGCATCAGGCGGATAAAGGGCAGGTTGATCGACTCGCGCAGCGCTTCCTTGAGGGTGGGGATACGGCCGTTGTCCTCACGGCGGAAGTTGACGAAGCTGTGCATGCCGCCGCCGGTGAAAAAGCTTTCACCGGGGCTGGCTGAATACTTGCGCTCCAGCGCTGCCTCCAGCATGGCCTTGAGGTTCTGGTCCTTATTTTGGATTAGGTAGTCGACGGCCCAGCGGGTCAGGCGATCGTTTTCGTTGATGTCCACCTTTTTCAGGTCGGCGGGTGCTTGCCCGGCAAAACGGTCGTGCAGTTCGCTGATGATCTCCAGGTAACTGGTGAGCACGCGCATTTTGGCCGTGGAGCCCAGTTCCAGCTTGCTGCCCTCATTGATATCGAACGGCTGGTCGGTGCTGTCGGTTTGCACCCGCACCCGATCACCGTCCGGGGTGCGCTCGAACAGAGTGAAGCTGTAGTTCACTTGCGAGGTACTGGTGGGGGTCAGCAAGTGCTCGCCGATCAGGCCCAGTTGCTGGGCCACGGTGGGGTCGGCAAGTTTTTTGATGTAGTCGGTGGCCTGGCGCTGCAGGTCACTTTGCAAGGTGGTGGTGGCCGACAGGTCCAGGCGGTCCAGGTCGTACAGTGGCCGGTTGAGCAGCACCGAAAGGCGCGTACGTGCCGCACTGATGCCTTTGTTGGTTTCGATCGGTTGAATCGTCGGCTGTTGAACCCAGTCGCGGTAGCTGACCTTGCTGGCCAGGGCGGCGTCGCCAAGTTTGCGGTCGATCACGTTATTGGCGGCCAACAAGCGGATATGGCTGTCGGTCAGTTGCGCCAGTTCGTCGTGGCCCTTGTTCAAAAAGTGCGAAGGCCGGCGCTGGGCAATCATCAAGGACAGCACCTCGCGCAGGGCCAGGCCGCGGGCAGCCAGCCTGGTCGGGTCGGTGGCGGTGGCGTTGAGGTCCTTGTTGACCTGGTTGAAGTCGGCGCCGTACCACACGCGCAGGCCCTCGGCCATGCCGTGCACTTCGCCATGGCCGGGTACTGCCGAAAGCGGCACGCTGTTGAGGTAGTCGCGCACGATGCGCTGGCGCGCTTCCAGGGTTTGCGGGCCGTCTTGGTAAGCACGTACGCTGGCCGAGAGCATTTGGCGAATTTTTTCGCTGCCCGAAACGGTGAGGCCGTCGGGCGAGTGGCGGTACTTTTCCAGTTGCGTGGCCAAGGTGCTGCCACCTGCAGACTGGCCGGGCAGCGACAGCA contains:
- a CDS encoding transglycosylase domain-containing protein encodes the protein MGALWQNEPTRTAVPTDSPEPPTPPKSPRQRHLWRRLFWLLVLIALVTLGFAIASEMRTSKLQAREFSKLAKTLTYTLEPGPSKAIAYPGSGPFDKRLGYSDLGEFLPRLLKRDYVIKDQTHFSPDLMAYYDHGLFVPYSEKIQAGLSITDCRDELLYGFHYPQLLYPSFQSIPPVVVNSLLFIEDRDLLSHSEPLMNPAVDWPRFGMAAYSQVAKLLSLPGQSAGGSTLATQLEKYRHSPDGLTVSGSEKIRQMLSASVRAYQDGPQTLEARQRIVRDYLNSVPLSAVPGHGEVHGMAEGLRVWYGADFNQVNKDLNATATDPTRLAARGLALREVLSLMIAQRRPSHFLNKGHDELAQLTDSHIRLLAANNVIDRKLGDAALASKVSYRDWVQQPTIQPIETNKGISAARTRLSVLLNRPLYDLDRLDLSATTTLQSDLQRQATDYIKKLADPTVAQQLGLIGEHLLTPTSTSQVNYSFTLFERTPDGDRVRVQTDSTDQPFDINEGSKLELGSTAKMRVLTSYLEIISELHDRFAGQAPADLKKVDINENDRLTRWAVDYLIQNKDQNLKAMLEAALERKYSASPGESFFTGGGMHSFVNFRREDNGRIPTLKEALRESINLPFIRLMRDLVRYSTYQAPNNSAQLLKDDGDPRRQEYLARFADREGTEFLLRFWKRYQHKDNAARLDTFLDGMHPTASHLAAVHRYLYPDADPATFNTFVRSHLKKGDSVTDKRLGEYYTSYGPGHWDLPDQGYIARVHPLDLWLVGYLMKKPDAKFSEATTASHFERQEVYSWLFKSKHKSARDSRIRTMLEIEAFLDIHRRWQRLGYPFDHLVPSLATAIGSSGDRPAALAELIGIIQNDGVRLPVMRIDSLHFAEGTPYETQIISDPSKAKRVLPSEVAGAMREALSQVVDAGTARRVSGSFKTADGTSLVMGGKTGTGDNRIESFGARGRVLGSKSINRTATFVFFIGDNHFGTLTAFVPGRASEAFKFTSALPVQVLKGMAPILTPYLQPGANTECRGPAPAASLKLQASSGAP